Genomic DNA from Flavobacterium sp. N502540:
TTAGTCAATTAGTCGAAAAAATAGACAAAGAAGTTTCACACATTATCTTTACTCTTATAAAAGCAGGAAAAACACCTATCATTATTGGAGGCGGACATAACAATGCTTACGGAAATATAAAAGGATCGGCTTTGGCCAAGGGAAAACCAATTAATGCTATCAATTTTGATGCGCATTCTGACTTTAGAATCCTTGAAGGACGTCATAGTGGCAACGGTTTTTCTTATGCCTATGAAGAAGGTTTCTTAAAAAAATACTTCATTTTTGGTCTGCATGAAAACTATACTTCTAAAAGTGTTTTAGACATCATCAAAAAACTTGAAGACCGCGTTCGCTATAATACCTACGACAGCGTCGGCATTCGCAGGGAAAAAGATTTTGACAGAGAAATGGCTCTGGCTTTAGAATTTATCAGAACCGATTCTTTCGGAATCGAAATCGATTTGGATGCTATTCCGAATATTGCCAGCAGCGCTATGACCATCAGCGGTTTTTCGGTAGAACAAGTACGTCAGTTTATTTCCTTTTTCGGACAACATAAAAATGCGACGTATCTGCATATTTGTGAGGGCGCGCCAGATCTGGCCGATTCTCCGAACAACAATTTAATTGGCAAGCTAATAGGTTATTTAGTAACTGATTTTATTAAAGCGAATAACGAAAAAATCTAATCGCAACAGAAACTTTACTAATCAAAAAAATAGGTGTTTGCCAAATAAAGCAATATTCAAATAAAGGATTAAACGAATAAACCTATCTTTGCACTGAATTTTAGTACATAAAACTAAATTCTTAATAAGTTAAGATATGTTATTCGAAGATCTGTCACTCTCAAAAAGTATACAAAAAGCCGTATTTGAAGAAGGTTACTTAAATCCTACCCCTATTCAGGAACAATCGATCCCGATCGTTTTGTCAGGAAGAGATTTAATTGGCTGTGCACAAACCGGTACCGGAAAAACAGCAGCATTTGCTATTCCAATCATACACCAATTACACCGAATTGTAGGCTCGTCTAAAAAGGCCAAACAAGTTCGTGCTCTTATAGTTACTCCTACACGTGAATTAGCGGTTCAGATTGGACAAAGTTTTGACACTTATGCCAAATATACCAACTTAACACAATTGACCATTTTTGGAGGGGTTTCACAAAATCCTCAGGTAGACGCTCTAAAAAATGGAGTTGACATTTTAGTTGCAACCCCGGGCCGTTTGCTTGATTTACACAAACAGGGATTCCTGGATCTCGATCATTTACACACTTTAGTTCTGGATGAAGCCGATCAAATGCTGGACATGGGTTTTATCAATGATGTCAAAAAAATTGTAAAACTGACTCCTAAAAACAGGCAGACTTTATTATTCTCTGCCACTATGCCGATTGCCATCCGCGAACTGGCTGAAATGTTTTTGAAAGATCCTGAGAAGGTAGAAGTTTCACCTGTTTCATCAACGGCAGAAACGGTTGAGCAGCGCATTTACTTTGTAGAAAAAACAGAGAAAAGAAATTTATTGTATCATTTGATCAAAAATGAAAATCTGTCTAATGTTCTGGTTTTTTCAAGAACCAAACATGGTGCTGACAACGTGGTAAAAGCGCTTCGTAAAAAAGACATTCCTGCCGAGGCTATTCACGGAGATAAATCTCAAAATGCCAGACAGCGTGTTTTAGATGCGTTTAAAAACAAAGAAGTTGGCGTTCTTGTTGCGACTGATATTGCTGCAAGAGGAATCGATATTGACCAATTGCCTTTTGTTATCAATTTTGATTTACCCAACATTCCGGAGACTTATGTACACCGAATTGGACGTACAGGGCGTGCCGGAAATGGCGGAATTGCCATTTCGTTTTGCGGTAAAGACGAACAGCCTTACTGGAAAGACATTCAGAAACTCATAAAAGTAGAGGTAAAAACCATTACTGATCATCCTTACCCATGGCATTCAGGAAGCCCGGAAGCGACAGATGAAAAACCTAAAAATTCAAACCGAAGCGGTGGTGCTCATAAATCGAGAAAATCAAATGCTTCTAAACAAAATAAAAAACGCTGGTACTAACCGGCGTTTTTCGTTTCCAGTATTAAATAATTCATTATCTTAAAAAGTCGTACCGGTTCAAACGGCTTAATAATAATATCATTTATTCCCGAAGAAATCGCTTCATCTGTAATCTCATCTTTATCAAAAGCGGTAAGCGCTATAATGGGAGTTTTAAGCCCCTTTGAACGAATCCTTCTTGTAGTTTCAAAGCCATTCATCAAAGGCATGTTAATATCCATTAAAATCAGGTCGAAATTTTCGCTCTCCAGCATTTTTAAAGCCGCAAAGCCATCATCAACTACTTTGCAGACATAATTGTGTTTTTCGATAATTTTTTTCGTGACCAGTTGATTGATAAGATTATCTTCTACAATTAGAATCTTATACACCTCATTTGAACTCAGATCAACCTCTATTTCTTCAATAATCAGTTTTGTTTTTTGAGGATCGAATTCAAACGGAATGGTAAATGAAAATGAAGTCCCAAAGCCTACTTCACTTTTCAAATCAATCGTACTGCCAAAAAGCCCCAACAATCGTTTTACAATGCTCAATCCTAAGCCTGTTCCCTGATAATCTTCATCTTTTCTTCCAACCTGTACGAATTTCTCAAAAATTTTATCCTGATCTACAGCTGCGATTCCTACTCCGTTATCTTTTACACAAAAATCCAGAAAATACATCTTTCCTTCAAAGCGATTAAGCTTTACGATAATTTCAACTTCACCATTTTTCGTAAACTTAAGTGCATTACTCACCAGATTCATCAAAATCTGAGCAAGTCGTAACTTATCTCCAATAAGATACTCGGGAATACAGGGATCAATAGAAACCGTGATTTTATCATTGTTTTTTTGCGATAAAAAAGACAGCGAATTCTTAATCATCATGATCTCATCTGAGATATTGAATGTCAAATTCTCCAATACCACTTTATTCTCCTCAATTTTATTAATCTGAAGAATGTCATTTACCAATGATAATAAATAACGGGCCGAAAATTTCAACGAACTCAAATGCTGACTTCTGGACAGTTCTTTGTGTTCTTCCAGCAGCATATTGGTGATTCCGACTACACCATACAGTGGCGTACGCAAT
This window encodes:
- a CDS encoding formimidoylglutamase encodes the protein MEKLIPFTVNDLAKITNHRSGEIKFGEKMIVIPKGVDKIQFLKDSEAKYVLFGIPEDIGVRANYGRPGAASAWGSAMKSIANIQHNRFSKGSQIIVLGQLDVAEEMRDVENLDFNDIDDRSKLSQLVEKIDKEVSHIIFTLIKAGKTPIIIGGGHNNAYGNIKGSALAKGKPINAINFDAHSDFRILEGRHSGNGFSYAYEEGFLKKYFIFGLHENYTSKSVLDIIKKLEDRVRYNTYDSVGIRREKDFDREMALALEFIRTDSFGIEIDLDAIPNIASSAMTISGFSVEQVRQFISFFGQHKNATYLHICEGAPDLADSPNNNLIGKLIGYLVTDFIKANNEKI
- a CDS encoding DEAD/DEAH box helicase, with the translated sequence MLFEDLSLSKSIQKAVFEEGYLNPTPIQEQSIPIVLSGRDLIGCAQTGTGKTAAFAIPIIHQLHRIVGSSKKAKQVRALIVTPTRELAVQIGQSFDTYAKYTNLTQLTIFGGVSQNPQVDALKNGVDILVATPGRLLDLHKQGFLDLDHLHTLVLDEADQMLDMGFINDVKKIVKLTPKNRQTLLFSATMPIAIRELAEMFLKDPEKVEVSPVSSTAETVEQRIYFVEKTEKRNLLYHLIKNENLSNVLVFSRTKHGADNVVKALRKKDIPAEAIHGDKSQNARQRVLDAFKNKEVGVLVATDIAARGIDIDQLPFVINFDLPNIPETYVHRIGRTGRAGNGGIAISFCGKDEQPYWKDIQKLIKVEVKTITDHPYPWHSGSPEATDEKPKNSNRSGGAHKSRKSNASKQNKKRWY